A stretch of the Myxococcaceae bacterium JPH2 genome encodes the following:
- a CDS encoding prephenate dehydratase, translating to MPDASPRIAFQGEFGAFGEEATRALFGADVNALPHPTFRAVFEAVAQGRVDGGVVPVENAIAGPVVDNLDLLLEFQPPLAGEWVLRVRHCLLAPPGLALADLERVLSHPQALAQCASYLRTQGLHPVPESNTAAAAKRVAQERPPRTAAIASLAAARRYGLTVLAEGIEDSPDNATRFLVLGRAPPPNVGTRRKTTLCVSVNDTARGLRDVLGAFASRDLIVTGLFPRPGADTWRAVWLMDVEAAEDSPRLLAALRDARAASTSLRVLGGYATG from the coding sequence ATGCCTGATGCGTCTCCACGCATCGCCTTCCAGGGCGAGTTCGGCGCATTCGGCGAGGAAGCCACGCGCGCGCTCTTCGGCGCGGACGTGAACGCCCTGCCCCACCCCACCTTCCGCGCGGTCTTCGAGGCCGTGGCGCAAGGGCGCGTGGATGGAGGCGTGGTGCCGGTGGAGAACGCCATCGCCGGCCCCGTGGTGGACAACCTGGATCTGCTGCTGGAGTTCCAGCCACCGCTCGCGGGGGAGTGGGTGCTGCGCGTGCGCCATTGTCTGCTCGCGCCGCCCGGTCTCGCGCTCGCGGACCTCGAGCGAGTCCTCTCCCATCCGCAAGCGCTGGCCCAGTGCGCGAGCTACCTGCGCACCCAGGGCCTGCATCCCGTGCCTGAGTCCAACACCGCGGCGGCCGCGAAGCGTGTCGCGCAAGAGCGCCCACCGCGCACGGCCGCCATCGCCAGCCTTGCCGCCGCGCGGCGCTACGGCCTGACGGTGCTGGCGGAGGGCATCGAGGACTCGCCGGACAACGCCACGCGGTTCCTTGTGCTGGGGCGCGCGCCGCCACCGAACGTGGGCACGCGGCGCAAGACGACGCTGTGCGTGAGCGTGAACGACACCGCGCGGGGCCTGCGCGATGTGCTGGGCGCCTTCGCCTCGCGGGACCTCATCGTCACGGGACTCTTCCCGCGCCCGGGAGCCGACACCTGGCGCGCCGTGTGGCTGATGGACGTGGAGGCGGCGGAGGACTCGCCGCGACTCCTCGCCGCACTGCGGGACGCGCGCGCCGCGAGCACCTCGCTTCGGGTGCTCGGCGGCTACGCGACGGGGTGA
- the pheA gene encoding prephenate dehydratase gives MKDNPNLEALRAAIERIDEEILDAFRRRMAVAEDVARTKLAAAWPFRDPHREDLLLRKVRARAASHGLDPHEVERIYRLLLDMSVARQQGLVARLDTTPLRVGYLGVEGSYSHLAARQRYTGRPGGVLLTGFNLAREAVQALRSGEQDFVLLPIENTTAGSMNETYDVLAEGGVVITAELVSQVDHRLLVLPGTRIEDVREVHSHPQALEQCESFLRTHLPHAKLVPETDTAGAARKVAEKHDRSAAAIASESAAQRFGLELLSSDLQPALDYTRFVEVGREATPLAPDVPCKTSLLAVLEHKPGALGQVLQRITERGVNLTKLESRPIPGAPWKYRFYLDVEGHAASAALTAVLEDLRPLTSSLRVLGTYPRAEQRDA, from the coding sequence ATGAAGGACAATCCCAACCTGGAAGCACTGCGCGCGGCCATCGAGCGGATCGACGAGGAGATCCTCGATGCCTTTCGTCGCCGCATGGCGGTGGCGGAGGATGTGGCCCGGACGAAGCTCGCGGCGGCCTGGCCCTTTCGCGATCCGCACCGCGAGGACCTGCTGCTGCGCAAGGTGCGCGCTCGCGCCGCGAGCCACGGCCTGGATCCGCACGAGGTGGAGCGCATCTACCGCCTGCTGCTGGACATGTCGGTGGCGCGGCAGCAGGGGCTCGTGGCCCGGCTGGACACCACGCCTCTTCGCGTGGGCTACCTGGGCGTCGAGGGCTCGTACAGCCACCTCGCCGCGCGCCAGCGGTACACGGGCCGACCGGGCGGCGTGCTCCTCACCGGCTTCAACCTCGCCCGCGAGGCCGTCCAGGCCCTGCGCAGCGGCGAGCAGGACTTCGTGCTGTTGCCCATCGAGAACACGACCGCGGGCAGCATGAACGAGACCTACGACGTGCTCGCCGAGGGCGGCGTGGTCATCACCGCGGAGCTGGTGAGCCAGGTGGATCACCGCCTGCTCGTGCTGCCGGGGACACGCATCGAGGACGTGCGCGAGGTGCACTCCCATCCGCAAGCGCTGGAGCAGTGCGAGTCCTTCCTGCGCACCCACCTGCCCCACGCGAAGCTCGTCCCCGAGACGGACACCGCGGGAGCAGCAAGGAAGGTGGCGGAGAAGCACGACCGGAGCGCGGCGGCCATCGCCAGCGAGTCCGCCGCGCAGCGCTTCGGCCTGGAGCTGCTCTCCAGCGACCTGCAACCCGCGCTGGACTACACGCGGTTCGTCGAGGTGGGCCGAGAGGCCACGCCGCTCGCGCCCGATGTCCCGTGCAAGACATCACTGCTCGCGGTGCTGGAGCACAAGCCGGGCGCGCTCGGACAGGTGCTCCAGCGAATCACCGAGCGCGGCGTCAACCTCACCAAGCTCGAGTCCCGGCCCATCCCAGGCGCGCCGTGGAAGTACCGCTTCTATCTGGACGTCGAGGGCCACGCCGCATCGGCCGCGCTCACCGCGGTGCTGGAGGACCTGCGGCCGTTGACCTCGTCGCTGCGCGTGCTGGGCACCTACCCACGCGCGGAGCAGCGCGATGCCTGA
- a CDS encoding amino acid permease, whose amino-acid sequence MAPSERQLQDDADQLQRLGYAQQLLRSMGGFSNFAVSFSIISILTGAVTLYGHGLRFGGPFVMGVGWPLVAVMTLSVAASLAQLASSFPTAGALYHWAAMLGGPRVGFFTAWLNTLGQFAITAGIDYGLAEFVADMLSGTRDRWHVLPLYVVILVSHAVLNHVGVRVVAWLNDVSAWYHLVGVGVLIGALALLAPRQPLDFLFTRASAETPLYAYGFLIGLLQAQWTFTGYDASAHISEETVDPTRNAPWGIFLSVAVSAVVGQVLLAVVTLAIHDLPAAVAAPNPFLFVLTHALGPTLGNALVWLAIGAMWFCGLSSVTSNSRMLFAFARDGGLPMSGPLASVSPRFRSPAVAVWVSVAMAFVVALWSEAYAAMVALSTLALYASYALPVWMGWRARRAGTWSHRGPWDLGRASSFVNGVALGWCGVVMVLFMLPPNQLAGYTFAGALAVLGLYWWRVQRHRFTGPKVSLVTLPSERAPSGAPSSPA is encoded by the coding sequence ATGGCCCCCTCCGAGCGTCAGCTCCAGGACGACGCCGATCAGCTCCAGCGCCTCGGCTACGCGCAGCAGTTGCTGCGGAGCATGGGCGGGTTCTCCAACTTCGCGGTGTCCTTCTCCATCATCTCCATCCTCACCGGCGCGGTGACGCTCTACGGCCACGGCTTGCGCTTCGGTGGGCCCTTCGTCATGGGCGTGGGCTGGCCCCTGGTGGCGGTGATGACGTTGTCGGTGGCGGCGAGTCTGGCGCAGCTCGCCTCGTCGTTCCCCACCGCGGGCGCCCTGTACCACTGGGCCGCGATGCTGGGCGGGCCGCGCGTGGGCTTCTTCACCGCGTGGCTCAACACCTTGGGGCAGTTCGCCATCACCGCGGGCATCGACTACGGACTCGCCGAGTTCGTCGCGGACATGCTCTCGGGGACGCGCGACCGGTGGCACGTGCTGCCGCTGTACGTCGTCATCCTCGTATCCCACGCGGTGCTCAACCACGTGGGCGTGCGCGTCGTCGCGTGGCTCAACGATGTGTCCGCCTGGTATCACCTCGTCGGCGTGGGCGTGCTCATCGGCGCGTTGGCGCTCCTGGCGCCGCGTCAGCCGCTGGACTTCCTCTTCACCCGCGCGAGCGCCGAGACACCGCTCTACGCGTACGGCTTCCTCATCGGGCTCCTGCAGGCGCAGTGGACGTTCACGGGCTACGACGCCAGCGCGCACATCTCCGAGGAGACGGTGGACCCCACGCGCAATGCCCCCTGGGGCATCTTCCTGTCGGTCGCGGTCAGCGCGGTGGTGGGGCAGGTGCTCCTGGCCGTCGTGACGCTCGCCATCCATGACCTGCCCGCGGCGGTCGCCGCGCCCAATCCGTTCCTCTTCGTGCTGACGCACGCGCTGGGGCCCACGCTCGGCAATGCGCTCGTGTGGCTGGCCATCGGGGCCATGTGGTTCTGCGGCTTGTCATCGGTGACGTCGAACTCGCGCATGCTGTTCGCCTTCGCGCGAGACGGCGGCCTGCCGATGTCGGGCCCGCTGGCCAGCGTGTCGCCGCGCTTCCGCAGTCCCGCCGTGGCGGTGTGGGTGTCCGTGGCCATGGCCTTCGTCGTGGCGCTGTGGAGCGAGGCCTACGCGGCGATGGTGGCGCTCAGCACCCTGGCGCTCTACGCGTCCTACGCGCTGCCGGTGTGGATGGGGTGGCGCGCGCGCCGCGCGGGGACGTGGTCGCATCGCGGTCCCTGGGACCTGGGGCGCGCGTCCTCGTTCGTGAACGGCGTGGCGCTGGGTTGGTGCGGCGTGGTGATGGTGCTCTTCATGCTGCCGCCCAACCAACTCGCCGGCTACACCTTCGCGGGAGCGCTGGCGGTGCTGGGCCTCTACTGGTGGCGCGTGCAGCGCCACCGCTTCACTGGACCCAAGGTCAGCCTGGTCACCCTGCCGAGCGAGCGGGCGCCTTCGGGAGCGCCGTCTTCCCCAGCTTGA
- a CDS encoding EVE domain-containing protein — protein MAKPQYWLIKSEPSVYPFAQLQREGRTAWTGVRSFEARNNLRAMKPGDLCLYYHSNEDKAVVGVATVLSEPGPDATAPGEDWASVDVGPVVAFSSPVTLATVKATAALKDFPLVTRSRLSVTPVPTEHFKLVLKLGKTALPKAPARSAG, from the coding sequence ATGGCGAAACCCCAGTACTGGCTCATCAAGAGCGAACCCTCGGTCTATCCGTTCGCGCAGCTTCAGCGAGAGGGCCGCACGGCCTGGACCGGCGTGCGCAGCTTCGAGGCGCGCAACAACCTGCGGGCGATGAAGCCCGGCGACCTGTGCCTCTACTACCACTCCAATGAGGACAAGGCCGTCGTCGGCGTGGCCACGGTGCTCTCCGAGCCCGGCCCCGACGCCACCGCGCCCGGCGAGGACTGGGCCTCGGTGGACGTAGGCCCCGTCGTCGCGTTCTCGAGCCCGGTGACGCTGGCCACGGTCAAGGCCACCGCCGCGCTCAAGGACTTCCCGCTCGTCACCCGCAGCCGCCTCAGCGTGACGCCCGTCCCCACCGAGCACTTCAAGCTCGTGCTCAAGCTGGGGAAGACGGCGCTCCCGAAGGCGCCCGCTCGCTCGGCAGGGTGA